In Tachysurus vachellii isolate PV-2020 chromosome 1, HZAU_Pvac_v1, whole genome shotgun sequence, a genomic segment contains:
- the tmppe gene encoding transmembrane protein with metallophosphoesterase domain has product MSETCPKMFGFSRLSAEGKVGVATGVVFFSMLVSRTVLSERVDMMTRARLFRVQFVLLISSLLLLGSIYIWKRVVTRLCGARPPDTAAAAWAHRCWRAVVLMFLVLAHCSYLCMFYLVHTEPHWLSMLSFSCLGVYVILLFFLMLFGLSSRMLQMFSKGSSVMVVVVSSSARQSVLALVMTALLTVYGLLNAAQPPQLVEVEVPLEKLPASMDGLKVVLLSDIHLGPTVGRSQLQRIVTMVNQLEPDVVVIVGDLTDSQVTRLRTAAEPLALLRPRLGSYFVTGNHEYYTADVDNWFEFLRSKGIEPLHNSHARVFRPGQTQDWFCLAGIDDLEASMLRYPGHGMDVEKALSGCSEDRPIVLLAHQPHAAKQALQQRPDINLVLSGHTHAGQLFPLTVLAFLMNPYFCGLYRISENTMIYVTPGTVYYGIPMRIGSRAEITQITLKSH; this is encoded by the exons ATGTCAGAAACCTGTCCGAAGATGTTCGGCTTTTCTCGGCTTTCTGCCGAAGggaaagtgggcgtggctacaGGGGTCGTGTTCTTCTCCATGCTCGTATCCCGAACCGTGCTGTCGGAGCGCGTGGACATGATGACGCGCGCGCGGTTGTTTCGGGTGCAGTTTGTGTTGTTAATCAGCTCCCTGCTGCTTCTCGGCTCCATCTATATTTGGAAGCGCGTGGTGACGCGTCTGTGCGGCGCGAGACCACCGGACACCGCGGCCGCTGCCTGGGCGCACAGATGTTGGCGCGCGGTGGTGCTGATGTTCCTCGTGCTCGCTCATTGCAGCTACCTGTGCATGTTTTACCTGGTGCACACGGAACCGCACTGGCTGTCCATGCTGAGCTTCAGCTGCCTCGGTGTTTACGTCATCCTGCTGTTCTTCCTCATGTTGTTTGGTTTATCCAGCCGCATGCTCCAGATGTTCTCCAAGGGTTCTtctgtgatggtggtggtggtgagcaGTTCAGCCAGACAAAGTGTTCTTGCTTTAGTGATGACTGCGCTGTTGACCGTGTACGGGCTGTTAAACGCCGCACAGCCACCACAATTGGTGGAAGTCGAGGTTCCTCTGGAGAAACTGCCAGCTTCGATGGATGGCCTCAAGGTGGTTCTGCTTTCAGATATCCATCTAGGGCCAACAGTCGGGCGCTCACAACTTCAGCGCATTGTCACCATGGTCAATCAGCTAGAACCAG ATGTGGTGGTGATTGTAGGTGATTTGACCGACTCTCAGGTGACCCGTTTGAGGACGGCTGCAGAACCGCTGGCTCTCCTCAGACCTCGACTCGGCTCATACTTTGTGACAG ggaacCATGAGTACTACACCGCTGATGTGGACAATTGGTTCGAGTTTCTGCGCTCGAAGGGAATAGAACCTCTACACAACAGCCATGCTCGTGTGTTCAGACCCGGACAAACGCAGGACTGGTTCTGTCTCGCTGGAATCGATGACCTGGAAGCTAGCATGCTGCG GTATCCTGGTCACGGGATGGATGTTGAGAAAGCCCTGAGTGGTTGTAGCGAAGATCGTCCGATTGTCCTCCTGGCTCATCAACCTCACGCTGCTAAACAAGCGCTCCAGCAAAGACCAGATATCAACTTAGTGCTGTCAG GTCACACTCATGCTGGTCAGCTCTTCCCTCTCACTGTCCTGGCGTTCCTGATGAATCCGTACTTCTGTGGACTTTACCGCATCTCGGAAAACACTATGATCTACGTTACTCCTGGAACGGTTTATTACGGCATTCCAATGAGAATCGGCAGCCGCGCAGAGATCACACAGATCACATTGAAATCACACTGA
- the exosc6 gene encoding exosome complex component MTR3, translated as MCNMPVDTRRIRGPEVSQSPLLFLAPVPQTAGGGGGGRRGARGNGDVRPVFSRCGLVSQAKGSAYLESGNTKIICSVFGPREAERKDETDMKTGRLACDFRLAPFSCPKRGAWMQSAEERDVSTALTESLQPGVCLHRYPRAQIDVNVVVLENDGSVLAHAVTCASMALADAGIEMYDTVLGCALRQDGDRCLVDPDLKEEEEMEQGSKENQGRVTVALLPNLNQISGLQADGEMREDTITAAVRTCMDGCHKLYPVVQHAILRAVKQKAPPPPEK; from the coding sequence ATGTGCAACATGCCGGTTGATACTAGACGTATCCGTGGACCGGAGGTATCACAGTCTCCGTTATTATTTCTCGCTCCGGTGCCACAGACGGCTGGAGGCGGCGGCGGCGGCAGACGGGGCGCGCGAGGAAACGGTGATGTTCGCCCGGTGTTCTCGCGCTGTGGTCTCGTGAGCCAGGCCAAGGGTTCTGCGTACCTCGAGTCCGGTAACACGAAGATCATCTGCTCGGTGTTCGGTCCGCGCGAAGCCGAGCGCAAGGACGAGACCGACATGAAAACCGGACGCCTCGCGTGCGACTTCCGTCTGGCGCCGTTTTCGTGCCCGAAGCGCGGCGCCTGGatgcagagcgcagaggagcgCGACGTGTCCACGGCGCTAACGGAGAGCCTGCAGCCCGGCGTGTGCCTGCACCGGTACCCACGCGCACAGATCGACGTGAACGTCGTAGTGCTGGAGAACGACGGGTCCGTTCTGGCGCACGCGGTGACGTGCGCGTCCATGGCGCTGGCGGACGCAGGGATCGAGATGTACGACACGGTGCTGGGCTGCGCGCTGAGGCAGGACGGAGACCGGTGTCTCGTGGACCCCGAcctgaaggaggaggaggagatggaaCAGGGCAGTAAAGAAAACCAGGGACGTGTCACGGTGGCTCTTCTACCCAACCTCAACCAGATCTCCGGGCTGCAGGCGGACGGCGAGATGCGCGAGGACACGATAACGGCGGCCGTTAGAACGTGTATGGACGGCTGTCACAAGCTGTACCCGGTGGTGCAACACGCCATCCTCAGGGCAGTGAAACAGAAAGCACCTCCACCACCAGAAAAATGA